A genomic region of Trueperaceae bacterium contains the following coding sequences:
- the alaS gene encoding alanine--tRNA ligase: MSFDARRKFLEFFEKKEHLIHPSAPLRSDDPGLLFNVAGMQQFKPYFQGATPRFPGYGVWHRVATSQKCMRAGGKDSDIENVGRTRRHHTFFEMLGNFSFGDYFKREAILWAWEFLTSKEWLGLEPERLYATVFTDDDEAYGIWANEVGLPKERISRWGEAENFWPANAIKDERSGPCGPCSEIFYDRGPEYGSADETGPNTGSGDRYVEIWNLVFTQFNLQDGLLSPLPQQNIDTGMGLERITTVVTGARDAYATELFQPTIRRLVELSGVPYRDLESVPHRIIADHVRAVSFAIADGIMPANDGPGYVIKMLIRRASRQAFLLGIEEPVLHELTGEVVEAMGDAYPELREARERIRTTVRAEEEQFLRTLESGTQRVKTLLDELDDDILPGEVAFDLWQTYGFPLDLTRDMAEERGLRVDAAGYESARQKARELSRAGQESQAMFGASQETLERVASERGETHFLGYESLAAQAKVVALITGERLESAATEGSDVDVLLDRSPFYPEGGGQIGDVGKLEWDGGAALVSDTRRSRQGLLLHRAKVVRGRLETGQEVRALVDPARGETQKHHTATHLLHAALRSILGKHVAQAGSLVAPDRLRFDFSHPAALRHEEIELIETMVNRWIQADFPVDWRTVPIEEARKRGAMMLFGEKYGSQVRMVSIGGNVGQEVSIELCGGTHVSRTGEIGSLVIVAEEAVSAGVRRVEARVGMAALDHLQELRGTLTDLASELGTSATELTNRVIRLQADLKSAQRENASLRDKLAAAQAGGGATREVEEAGGFRYLATSLAGLDAASLRNAADNLLQQSGADLVAVGSEGLLVVKVAEQARERGAHAGTLVRELARRAGGNGGGKADMAQAGLKDPTRLPEALGALPDVLSAAVSG; the protein is encoded by the coding sequence ATGAGCTTTGATGCGAGGCGCAAGTTCCTCGAGTTCTTCGAGAAGAAAGAGCATCTGATCCACCCGAGCGCTCCGCTTCGGAGCGACGATCCGGGCCTGCTCTTCAACGTGGCCGGCATGCAGCAGTTCAAGCCGTACTTCCAGGGCGCGACCCCGCGCTTCCCGGGCTACGGCGTGTGGCACCGGGTGGCGACGAGTCAGAAGTGCATGCGCGCGGGCGGCAAGGACAGCGATATCGAGAACGTCGGCCGAACGAGACGCCACCACACCTTCTTCGAGATGCTCGGCAACTTCTCCTTCGGTGACTACTTCAAGAGGGAAGCTATCCTCTGGGCCTGGGAGTTCCTGACCAGCAAGGAGTGGCTAGGCCTCGAGCCCGAACGCCTCTACGCCACCGTCTTCACTGACGACGACGAGGCGTACGGCATCTGGGCCAACGAGGTCGGCCTGCCGAAGGAGCGCATCTCCCGCTGGGGGGAGGCCGAGAACTTCTGGCCGGCGAACGCCATCAAGGACGAGCGGAGCGGACCGTGCGGACCCTGCTCCGAGATCTTCTACGACCGCGGTCCCGAATACGGCAGCGCCGACGAAACCGGCCCCAACACCGGAAGCGGCGACCGTTACGTGGAGATCTGGAACCTCGTGTTCACCCAGTTCAACCTTCAGGACGGCCTGCTGAGCCCGCTGCCGCAACAGAATATAGACACCGGCATGGGCCTCGAGCGGATCACTACGGTCGTGACGGGAGCCCGGGACGCCTACGCCACCGAACTCTTCCAGCCTACCATCCGCCGACTGGTCGAGTTGAGCGGGGTCCCCTACCGCGACCTCGAGAGCGTACCGCACCGGATAATCGCCGACCATGTACGGGCGGTCTCGTTCGCCATAGCCGACGGGATAATGCCCGCCAACGACGGTCCCGGTTACGTCATCAAGATGCTCATCCGCCGTGCCTCCCGGCAGGCGTTCCTCTTGGGCATCGAGGAACCGGTGCTGCATGAACTGACCGGCGAGGTCGTGGAGGCGATGGGCGACGCCTACCCGGAGCTGCGCGAGGCCCGCGAGCGGATCAGGACCACGGTGAGGGCAGAGGAGGAGCAGTTCCTCCGCACCCTAGAGAGCGGCACGCAACGGGTGAAGACTCTGCTCGACGAACTCGACGATGACATCCTCCCCGGCGAGGTGGCCTTCGACCTGTGGCAGACGTACGGCTTCCCGCTCGACCTGACCCGAGACATGGCCGAAGAGCGGGGGCTGCGGGTCGATGCCGCGGGCTACGAGTCCGCGCGGCAGAAGGCCCGCGAGCTGTCGCGTGCCGGCCAGGAGTCGCAAGCGATGTTCGGGGCGAGCCAGGAGACGCTCGAGCGGGTCGCGTCGGAGCGGGGGGAGACGCACTTCCTCGGCTACGAGAGCTTGGCCGCCCAGGCGAAGGTCGTCGCCCTCATCACGGGGGAGCGGCTCGAATCGGCGGCGACCGAAGGCAGCGACGTGGACGTACTCCTCGACCGAAGTCCCTTCTACCCGGAGGGCGGTGGCCAGATCGGCGACGTCGGCAAGCTCGAGTGGGATGGCGGCGCCGCCCTGGTCAGCGACACCAGGCGCTCGCGCCAGGGGTTGTTGCTGCACCGAGCCAAGGTGGTCCGCGGCCGCCTGGAGACCGGTCAGGAGGTCCGGGCGCTGGTCGACCCCGCGCGCGGCGAGACGCAGAAGCACCACACCGCAACCCACCTCCTGCACGCGGCCCTCCGGTCGATCCTGGGCAAGCATGTGGCGCAGGCCGGATCGCTGGTGGCGCCCGACAGGTTGCGCTTCGACTTCTCCCATCCGGCGGCGCTCCGCCACGAGGAGATCGAGCTTATCGAGACGATGGTGAACCGCTGGATCCAGGCCGACTTCCCGGTCGACTGGCGAACCGTGCCGATCGAGGAGGCACGTAAGCGCGGCGCGATGATGCTCTTCGGAGAGAAGTACGGTTCGCAGGTGCGGATGGTGTCGATCGGGGGGAACGTTGGCCAGGAGGTGTCGATCGAGCTTTGCGGCGGCACCCACGTGAGCCGCACCGGTGAGATCGGATCGCTCGTGATAGTCGCCGAGGAGGCGGTCTCGGCCGGCGTCCGGCGGGTCGAGGCGAGAGTCGGGATGGCGGCCCTGGACCACCTGCAGGAGCTACGGGGAACGCTTACCGACCTGGCCAGCGAGCTCGGTACCTCCGCAACCGAGCTGACCAACCGAGTAATCCGGTTGCAGGCCGACCTGAAGTCGGCGCAGCGCGAGAACGCGAGCCTGCGGGACAAGCTGGCCGCCGCGCAGGCAGGAGGCGGGGCGACTCGCGAGGTCGAGGAGGCGGGCGGCTTCCGTTACCTGGCCACCTCCCTCGCCGGGCTCGACGCCGCCTCGCTGCGGAACGCCGCCGACAACCTGCTGCAGCAGTCGGGCGCCGACCTGGTAGCGGTGGGGAGCGAGGGCCTGCTGGTGGTGAAGGTTGCCGAGCAGGCACGGGAGCGCGGCGCCCATGCCGGCACCCTGGTGCGTGAACTGGCTCGCAGGGCGGGTGGCAACGGCGGCGGTAAGGCCGACATGGCGCAGGCCGGCCTCAAGGACCCCACCCGACTGCCCGAGGCGTTGGGAGCGCTGCCGGACGTGCTGTCTGCGGCCGTATCCGGGTAG
- a CDS encoding sugar ABC transporter permease, which produces MTTEVSEPNSVRFRPQTGPSQASLAVWMLAPAILFIVLLIGFPLGLAVYYSLSNVTTGGSQVTLVGFDHFRNLIGDPTFRGALGNTFLFTFGSLVIMLILATIQAELLIRPFRGKWLVRFLILLPWTAPAALAVIGWLWMFDSVFSPIDWLLRQLGLLGQPGAPLGVLPNLYWLGHPTLAFVSVILVNVWRMLPLATVIVLAGLNSIPPELFEQARVDRAGYFRRLFQITLPLLSPILLVAILFAFVFTFSDMIVIYILTRGGPANSTQVLSSLAFFTGIAGGNLGRGAAIALFLFPVLAGVSALLLAMIRRSEVA; this is translated from the coding sequence ATGACGACCGAAGTGAGTGAGCCCAACTCGGTTCGGTTCCGCCCCCAGACGGGCCCCAGCCAGGCGTCGCTCGCCGTCTGGATGCTGGCGCCGGCGATCCTGTTCATCGTCCTTCTCATCGGCTTCCCGCTCGGGTTGGCGGTCTACTACAGCCTGAGCAACGTGACGACCGGCGGCAGCCAGGTCACCCTGGTGGGCTTCGACCACTTCCGCAACCTCATCGGCGACCCCACCTTCAGGGGGGCACTGGGCAACACCTTCCTCTTCACCTTCGGCTCGCTGGTCATCATGCTGATCCTCGCCACGATCCAGGCCGAGCTGCTGATACGCCCGTTCCGAGGCAAGTGGCTGGTGCGCTTCCTGATCCTGCTGCCCTGGACGGCGCCGGCGGCTCTCGCCGTGATCGGTTGGCTGTGGATGTTCGACTCGGTCTTCAGCCCCATCGACTGGCTGTTGCGTCAGCTTGGGTTGCTGGGCCAGCCGGGCGCGCCACTCGGTGTTCTGCCGAACCTCTACTGGCTCGGTCACCCGACCCTGGCTTTCGTATCGGTGATCCTGGTCAACGTCTGGCGCATGCTGCCGCTGGCGACGGTGATAGTCCTCGCCGGACTCAACTCGATCCCTCCGGAGCTGTTCGAGCAGGCTCGGGTGGACCGGGCCGGCTACTTCCGGCGGCTCTTCCAGATCACCCTGCCGCTGCTCTCACCGATCCTGCTGGTAGCTATCCTGTTCGCCTTCGTCTTCACCTTCTCCGACATGATCGTGATCTATATCCTCACCAGGGGCGGTCCAGCCAACAGCACTCAGGTGCTCTCGAGCCTCGCCTTCTTCACCGGCATCGCCGGGGGCAACCTGGGTCGCGGCGCTGCCATCGCCCTGTTCCTCTTCCCGGTGCTCGCCGGGGTATCGGCGCTGCTGCTGGCCATGATCAGACGAAGCGAGGTGGCCTGA
- a CDS encoding SDR family NAD(P)-dependent oxidoreductase, with translation MNSFDRMAALVTGAGSGIGAAAARELARRGAAVGLLSRTRSQLEAVAGEIESAGGRALVLAADVSEERGLAEAIESLVARFGRLDIVVANAGINGTWAPIEKLGFDEFRKTVEVNLFGTFATIKLSVPFLKRQGGAIVVTSSVNGTRMYSNSGATAYSATKAAQVAMARMLALELAQDRIRVNSVCPGAITTQIDENTRSEDVDEAREPVVYPEGEIPLTDGRPGSAEQVAQLIAFLASDAASHITGSEVFIDGGQSLLQG, from the coding sequence GTGAACTCCTTCGATCGGATGGCCGCGCTAGTCACCGGCGCCGGCTCGGGCATAGGTGCGGCAGCGGCCCGCGAGCTGGCCCGCAGAGGCGCCGCCGTGGGCCTGCTCTCCCGCACACGCTCGCAGCTGGAGGCCGTGGCGGGGGAGATCGAGAGCGCCGGTGGCCGGGCCCTGGTGCTGGCGGCCGATGTCAGCGAAGAGCGGGGTCTGGCGGAAGCGATCGAGAGTCTGGTGGCCCGTTTCGGCCGGCTCGACATCGTCGTAGCCAACGCCGGCATCAACGGGACCTGGGCTCCGATCGAGAAGCTGGGCTTCGATGAGTTCCGCAAGACGGTCGAAGTCAACCTGTTCGGGACTTTCGCTACCATCAAGCTGTCCGTGCCTTTCCTCAAGAGGCAGGGCGGCGCGATAGTCGTGACCTCCTCGGTGAACGGCACCCGGATGTACAGCAACTCGGGGGCAACGGCCTACTCGGCGACGAAGGCGGCCCAGGTCGCGATGGCCAGGATGCTCGCCCTCGAACTGGCCCAGGACAGGATCCGCGTCAACTCGGTCTGCCCTGGCGCCATCACCACTCAGATCGACGAGAACACCCGCAGCGAGGACGTCGACGAGGCCCGTGAACCGGTGGTGTATCCCGAGGGGGAGATCCCCCTGACCGACGGACGCCCCGGTTCCGCTGAGCAGGTCGCTCAACTGATAGCCTTCCTCGCGTCAGATGCCGCTTCGCACATCACCGGAAGCGAGGTCTTCATAGACGGGGGTCAGTCGCTACTGCAGGGCTGA
- a CDS encoding ABC transporter ATP-binding protein, translating into MAVLEVRNLSTHFGGVKAVDGVDLKVADGEFLVLLGASGSGKTTLMRTIAGLERPTEGEVLIGGEPVNHLGPNARNVAMVFQSYALYPHKSAFRNISFPLEAVGMGSAQIRERVEWAANLFGIGHLLDRKPRALSGGEKQRVALARAMVREPNLFLLDEPLSNLDAKLRHLARHELKKLHGQTGVTTIYVTHDQVEAMGLGERVAVMNHGKIEQIGTPSDIYREPANTFVAEFMGAPAMNLVERGNEVLGFHPENFLPAEHFPATGNVERFTFYIYGEEDLGSDALFYGTLRNLPQQTRNGREIISKLPATLAGSLTPDSEHEFFVAAEYVKRFDPRSGRRIDVV; encoded by the coding sequence TTGGCTGTCCTAGAAGTCCGGAACCTCAGTACCCACTTCGGGGGAGTGAAGGCGGTCGACGGCGTCGACCTGAAGGTCGCCGATGGCGAGTTCCTGGTCCTGTTGGGCGCATCCGGGTCGGGCAAGACGACACTCATGCGCACCATCGCCGGGCTCGAACGGCCCACCGAGGGCGAGGTGCTGATCGGCGGCGAGCCGGTCAACCATCTGGGCCCGAACGCCCGCAACGTGGCGATGGTCTTCCAGAGCTACGCACTCTACCCCCACAAGAGCGCCTTCCGGAACATCTCCTTCCCCCTCGAAGCGGTGGGTATGGGAAGCGCGCAGATCCGTGAACGGGTCGAGTGGGCGGCGAACCTCTTCGGCATCGGCCACCTCCTCGACAGGAAGCCGCGGGCGCTTTCGGGCGGCGAGAAGCAGCGAGTGGCGCTTGCCCGGGCGATGGTACGCGAGCCGAACCTGTTCCTCCTCGACGAACCCTTGTCCAACCTCGACGCCAAACTTCGGCATCTCGCCAGGCACGAGCTTAAGAAGCTCCACGGGCAGACCGGCGTCACCACCATCTACGTCACGCATGATCAGGTAGAGGCGATGGGGTTGGGCGAGCGGGTCGCTGTGATGAACCACGGCAAGATCGAGCAGATCGGCACACCCAGCGACATCTACCGCGAGCCGGCGAACACCTTCGTCGCCGAGTTCATGGGCGCCCCGGCGATGAACCTCGTCGAACGGGGCAACGAGGTCTTGGGCTTCCACCCGGAGAACTTCCTGCCGGCGGAACACTTCCCTGCCACCGGAAACGTCGAGAGGTTCACCTTCTACATCTACGGGGAGGAGGATCTCGGCTCCGACGCCCTCTTCTACGGCACGCTGCGCAACTTGCCCCAACAGACCAGAAACGGCCGCGAGATCATCTCGAAGTTGCCGGCGACGCTCGCGGGCTCGCTCACGCCCGACAGCGAGCACGAGTTCTTCGTCGCCGCCGAGTACGTCAAGCGGTTCGACCCGAGAAGCGGCCGGCGGATCGACGTCGTATGA
- a CDS encoding carbohydrate ABC transporter permease, which produces MTLSKMGARGAFYLAITLFTLFAALPFYVMLITAFKSNNELFNPNTNPFWFSQPPTFEHMNLLFTDTLFLRWMLNSLIVGVLVVLITLALTIPAAYSLARLAGGWGEVVGIGIFLTYLVPPTLLFLPFVKVIAALGLQNSLWSLVVAYPTFTVPFCTWLLMGFFKGIPRDIEEQAMVDGYNRWGAFRKAVLPLAVPGILTVVVFAFTLSTSEFVYALTFVQDSAQKTISIGVVTEMVRGDVFRWGPLLGGALIASIPVAILYTFFIDQFVAGLTAVAGD; this is translated from the coding sequence GTGACGCTGAGCAAAATGGGCGCCCGGGGAGCCTTCTACCTCGCCATCACACTGTTCACCCTGTTCGCGGCGCTGCCCTTCTACGTGATGTTGATAACGGCGTTCAAGAGCAACAACGAGCTGTTCAACCCCAACACGAACCCGTTCTGGTTCAGCCAACCCCCCACCTTCGAGCACATGAACCTGCTCTTCACCGACACGCTCTTCCTGCGCTGGATGCTCAACTCCCTCATCGTCGGGGTGCTGGTGGTACTGATCACCCTGGCCCTGACCATCCCGGCGGCCTACAGCCTCGCCAGGCTCGCAGGCGGCTGGGGGGAGGTGGTGGGCATCGGCATCTTCCTCACCTACCTGGTGCCGCCTACTCTCCTCTTCCTGCCGTTCGTTAAGGTGATCGCGGCGCTGGGGCTGCAGAACTCGCTCTGGTCGCTGGTGGTCGCCTACCCCACCTTCACCGTGCCGTTCTGCACCTGGCTGCTCATGGGCTTCTTCAAGGGGATCCCACGCGACATCGAGGAGCAGGCGATGGTCGACGGCTACAACCGCTGGGGCGCCTTCCGCAAGGCGGTGCTGCCGTTGGCGGTGCCGGGGATCCTCACGGTCGTGGTGTTCGCGTTCACTCTCTCCACCAGCGAGTTCGTCTACGCGCTCACCTTCGTGCAGGACTCGGCGCAGAAGACGATCAGCATCGGCGTGGTGACCGAGATGGTGCGAGGTGACGTATTCCGCTGGGGGCCGCTGCTCGGTGGCGCGCTCATAGCGAGCATCCCGGTCGCGATCCTCTATACCTTCTTCATAGATCAGTTCGTCGCCGGCCTCACCGCCGTAGCCGGCGACTGA
- the ruvX gene encoding Holliday junction resolvase RuvX gives MDGTILALDVGEARIGLARGDLGSRFAFGRGFISRRGDAADVAAVREAAAAEGASLLVVGLPRRTDGSDSDQTRKVREFIALLRDAGLTVEVEDERFTTRLATHQLLGSGQKKRRRQEKGRVDEASAVLILETYLLRQGVDVGE, from the coding sequence ATGGACGGCACGATCCTGGCCCTCGACGTGGGCGAGGCGAGGATAGGGCTCGCCCGCGGCGATCTGGGCAGCCGCTTCGCGTTCGGCCGTGGCTTCATCAGCCGCCGGGGCGATGCCGCCGACGTCGCAGCGGTCAGGGAGGCGGCGGCAGCCGAGGGAGCCTCTCTGCTGGTGGTCGGCCTTCCGCGCCGCACCGACGGGAGCGACTCCGACCAGACCCGCAAGGTGCGGGAGTTCATCGCGCTGCTCAGGGACGCAGGATTGACTGTCGAGGTGGAGGATGAACGGTTCACCACTCGACTGGCGACACACCAGTTGCTGGGCAGCGGCCAGAAGAAGCGACGCCGCCAGGAGAAGGGGCGGGTAGACGAGGCCTCGGCCGTGCTGATTCTCGAGACCTATCTGCTGAGGCAGGGGGTGGACGTCGGTGAGTGA
- a CDS encoding PAS domain S-box protein — translation MFRQNEQYPFGGFREILDRLPQAIVIFDAEGSVTYANRSATALVARSGGSEPIGCLEGLFRRIGPLVRLDGSTPESGDHPARRLERNETFSGYLLRSAERWEDGRPVLAFSGHLVRDLASGANLRVLTIEDVSYRHERDSLFRTAFELGPVPVSLVRGVDQRVLDANDAFLELLGYRRDEVVGHTVPELAMVHENESVRAAKEELEKCEGVERLELVVRARNGRRVTLLSWLRWVEVGGEECLLGVYVDITEQKAMEKKLREATQIVLESASVFSRSVVQQLERLRSPDQADSTTGELDLLTRRERQVVTRVGAGHSNLKIAAELALTPQTVRNYVTRIYRKIGVSNRAEAVVWARERGLVQG, via the coding sequence ATGTTCCGTCAAAACGAGCAGTATCCGTTCGGAGGATTCCGCGAGATCCTCGACCGGCTGCCGCAAGCAATCGTCATCTTCGATGCCGAAGGAAGCGTTACCTACGCCAACCGCTCCGCCACCGCCCTCGTGGCCCGCAGTGGCGGCAGTGAGCCGATCGGGTGTCTGGAGGGATTGTTCCGGCGGATCGGACCGCTGGTGCGCCTCGACGGGAGCACCCCCGAAAGCGGCGACCATCCGGCCCGCAGGCTGGAGCGGAACGAGACTTTCAGCGGGTACCTGCTGCGCTCCGCGGAACGGTGGGAGGATGGCAGGCCGGTGCTCGCGTTCTCGGGCCACCTGGTTCGGGATCTCGCCAGTGGCGCCAACCTGAGGGTGCTCACCATCGAGGACGTGAGCTACCGGCACGAACGGGACAGCCTCTTCCGGACGGCTTTCGAACTCGGTCCCGTGCCGGTCTCGCTGGTCCGTGGCGTGGATCAACGGGTCCTCGACGCCAATGACGCTTTCCTCGAACTCCTCGGCTACCGACGCGACGAAGTGGTGGGACACACCGTCCCCGAGCTCGCGATGGTCCACGAGAACGAGAGCGTTCGCGCGGCCAAGGAGGAGCTCGAGAAGTGCGAAGGGGTCGAGCGGCTCGAACTGGTGGTCCGGGCCAGGAACGGCCGTCGGGTCACCCTACTCTCCTGGCTGCGTTGGGTGGAGGTCGGGGGTGAGGAGTGCCTGCTGGGCGTGTACGTCGACATCACCGAGCAGAAGGCGATGGAGAAGAAGCTGCGCGAGGCGACCCAGATCGTGCTGGAGAGCGCCTCGGTATTCAGTCGTAGCGTGGTCCAGCAGCTCGAGCGTTTGCGCTCGCCCGACCAGGCCGATTCGACCACCGGTGAACTCGACCTGCTCACCAGGCGCGAACGTCAGGTGGTCACCAGGGTGGGCGCCGGGCACAGCAACCTCAAGATCGCTGCCGAGCTGGCCCTCACTCCCCAGACGGTCAGGAACTACGTGACCCGCATCTACCGGAAGATCGGCGTCTCCAACAGAGCCGAAGCCGTGGTGTGGGCCCGCGAGCGGGGACTGGTACAGGGCTGA
- a CDS encoding extracellular solute-binding protein, producing MNKLVNSRISRRKFLKLTGAAALAAGAAPYLNRVRAQGGTLRILQWSHFVPAYDTWFDQYAMQWGDANGVEVVVDHVNLADLTATVAAEISAGSGHDLIEFVGAEAGQFEPSLVDLSDINQEAQSNFGDQLEVARSYSYNPATEKYYGFMHSWTIDPGDYRKSLWEAAGKADGPSTWQDLVEYGGQIRNEQGVPMGIGLAQEIDSNMAHRSLLYSFDSSLQDEEGMVILDQGETFERAVDAVNFMRELYEAAMTPEVFAWNAASNNQTLIAGRSSFIINSISAYRSAQKDRPDIARDIFFTPALQGPGGTSLNNAHVIYNYTIPQHSPNIDTAKQFILDLAANEDQVMYNSELYMSPSFFSTPIPEGDRGYEAVEGAETVRDLHNAWFENDPFKLPDEEDGKLLPLRDAVDWTTNVGHPGVTNPAVAEVFNTFVIPNMMARAVRGEQTPEDSVKRAAEEARQVFQAWRDRGLL from the coding sequence ATGAACAAGTTGGTGAACAGTCGGATCTCTCGCAGGAAGTTCCTCAAGCTGACCGGAGCTGCGGCACTGGCAGCCGGGGCGGCGCCCTATCTCAACAGGGTCCGTGCCCAGGGGGGTACGCTCCGGATCCTGCAGTGGAGTCACTTCGTTCCGGCATACGACACCTGGTTCGATCAGTACGCGATGCAGTGGGGTGACGCGAACGGCGTCGAGGTCGTAGTCGACCACGTGAACCTGGCCGACCTGACGGCGACCGTGGCGGCAGAGATATCGGCCGGATCGGGCCACGACCTCATCGAGTTCGTTGGCGCCGAAGCCGGTCAGTTCGAGCCGAGCCTGGTCGACCTGAGCGACATCAACCAGGAGGCCCAGTCGAACTTCGGCGATCAGCTGGAAGTGGCTCGGAGCTACTCGTACAACCCGGCTACCGAGAAGTACTACGGCTTCATGCACAGCTGGACCATCGACCCGGGCGACTACCGGAAGAGCCTCTGGGAGGCAGCCGGCAAGGCCGATGGGCCGAGTACCTGGCAGGACCTTGTGGAGTACGGCGGGCAGATCCGCAACGAACAGGGTGTGCCGATGGGCATCGGCCTGGCCCAGGAGATCGACTCCAACATGGCTCACCGCTCCCTGCTCTACTCGTTCGACTCGTCCCTTCAGGATGAGGAGGGCATGGTCATCCTCGACCAGGGCGAGACGTTCGAACGGGCGGTCGACGCGGTCAACTTCATGCGCGAGCTGTACGAAGCGGCGATGACGCCCGAGGTGTTCGCCTGGAACGCCGCCTCGAACAACCAGACCCTCATCGCCGGACGTTCGTCGTTCATCATCAACTCGATCTCGGCCTACCGTTCGGCTCAGAAGGACCGGCCGGACATCGCCCGCGACATCTTCTTCACCCCCGCTCTGCAGGGTCCCGGCGGCACCTCGCTCAACAACGCTCACGTGATCTACAACTACACGATCCCCCAGCACTCGCCCAATATCGACACAGCCAAGCAGTTCATCCTCGACCTGGCGGCCAACGAGGATCAGGTCATGTACAACAGCGAGCTGTACATGTCGCCTTCGTTCTTCTCGACGCCGATACCCGAGGGAGACCGCGGCTACGAGGCGGTGGAGGGTGCCGAGACGGTACGCGACCTGCACAACGCCTGGTTCGAGAACGACCCGTTCAAGCTGCCCGACGAGGAGGACGGCAAGCTACTCCCACTGCGTGACGCGGTTGACTGGACCACCAACGTGGGTCATCCGGGCGTTACCAACCCGGCGGTGGCCGAGGTCTTCAACACCTTCGTCATCCCCAACATGATGGCGCGCGCGGTTCGCGGCGAGCAGACTCCCGAGGACTCGGTGAAGCGTGCCGCCGAGGAGGCGCGACAGGTGTTCCAGGCGTGGCGCGACCGGGGACTCCTCTGA
- the mltG gene encoding endolytic transglycosylase MltG: protein MSEERDRPHQEAGAGLSAVGTSGRGSGDGPADGREARSKRDSRDDAVASHGGSPAGRPGSRRGRSFFRGVIVTLLLAVVALGGLVVWGLMPVSDTPQLVEFEVLPGWGASRVADELAEEELIRNATLFSLYLRMRGLDRSIGEGLYDLDRAASAPELAQTLVEGGRPRVARVLLPEGIRAGELAERLEEAGLHDAEEYRRLIDNPGELRPDYVPEGASLEGYLFPASYEIPYSEPPALTLERMIERFERELTEAVRQELERLDMSVHEWVTLASIVQAEAGSTEEMPVIAGVFRNRLDQGMALQSDPTVAYGLGKSLQELDPLAGDMESDHPWNTYTRPGLPQGPISSPGHAALQAVLSPVRTNAQGEDYLYFIHGFHEGEIVFRPNIDLESHNEDVAQYLR, encoded by the coding sequence GTGAGTGAGGAACGCGATCGGCCGCACCAAGAGGCCGGCGCCGGACTCAGCGCCGTCGGCACCAGCGGGCGCGGCAGCGGCGACGGACCGGCCGACGGGCGAGAGGCTCGCTCGAAGCGCGACAGCCGGGACGATGCGGTCGCATCGCATGGCGGCTCACCTGCCGGACGACCGGGTTCCCGTCGGGGCAGATCGTTCTTCCGGGGCGTGATCGTCACCCTGCTGCTGGCAGTCGTCGCCCTGGGCGGGCTCGTCGTTTGGGGGCTCATGCCGGTGAGCGATACCCCCCAACTAGTGGAATTCGAAGTGCTGCCAGGCTGGGGGGCGAGCCGCGTGGCCGACGAACTCGCGGAGGAGGAGCTGATCCGCAACGCCACTCTGTTCAGCCTCTACCTGCGGATGCGGGGGCTCGACCGCTCGATAGGCGAGGGACTCTACGATCTCGACCGCGCCGCCTCGGCCCCTGAACTCGCCCAGACCCTGGTCGAAGGCGGCCGACCGCGCGTCGCCCGGGTGCTCCTGCCCGAAGGGATCCGCGCCGGCGAACTGGCCGAGCGCCTCGAGGAAGCCGGGCTGCACGACGCCGAGGAGTACAGGCGGCTCATCGACAACCCGGGCGAACTGCGACCCGATTACGTTCCGGAGGGAGCGAGCCTGGAAGGTTACCTCTTCCCCGCCTCATACGAGATCCCATACTCCGAGCCGCCTGCTCTCACTCTCGAGCGGATGATCGAACGGTTCGAACGCGAACTCACCGAAGCTGTGAGGCAGGAGCTCGAGCGACTCGACATGAGCGTGCACGAGTGGGTGACGCTCGCCTCGATCGTCCAGGCGGAGGCGGGCAGCACCGAGGAGATGCCGGTGATCGCCGGCGTCTTCCGCAACAGGCTGGATCAGGGCATGGCCCTCCAGTCCGACCCGACCGTCGCCTATGGCCTGGGAAAGAGCCTGCAGGAACTCGACCCCCTCGCCGGCGACATGGAGAGCGACCACCCGTGGAACACGTACACCAGACCGGGCCTCCCGCAGGGGCCGATAAGCAGTCCGGGTCACGCTGCACTGCAAGCGGTGCTCTCCCCGGTCCGCACCAACGCCCAGGGCGAGGATTACCTCTATTTCATCCACGGTTTCCACGAGGGTGAGATCGTCTTCAGGCCGAACATCGATCTCGAGAGCCACAACGAGGACGTGGCGCAGTACCTGCGCTGA